Proteins encoded together in one Oncorhynchus mykiss isolate Arlee chromosome 7, USDA_OmykA_1.1, whole genome shotgun sequence window:
- the LOC110528061 gene encoding microfibrillar-associated protein 2 isoform X2: MRVLLLLSMPEDYDPDYFPENPDTDVQQQVLLHGPRPFPEPERPRPSEPETEPTEPGPLDCREEQYPCTRLYSIHKPCKQCLNSLCFYSLRRVYVINKEVCVRTVCAHEELLRADMCRDQFSRCGVAAVSGQCGSLGSSCGKSCGGC, translated from the exons ATGAGAGTCCTCCTACTGCTCTCCATGCCAG AGGACTATGACCCTGATTATTTTCCTG agAATCCTGACACGGATGTCCAGCAGCAGGTCTTGTTACATGGTCCTCGACCATTCCCTGAGCCAGAACGTCCTCGTCCATCTG agccagagacagagcccACAGAACCTGGCCCCCTAG aTTGCCGAGAAGAGCAGTACCCCTGCACCAGACTCTACTCTATTCACAAGCCATGCAAACAGTGTCTGAATAGCCTCTGTTTCTACAG CTTGCGAAGGGTGTATGTGATCAACAAGGAGGTGTGTGTCAGGACCGTGTGTGCGCATGAAGAGCTGCTAAGAG ctgacaTGTGCCGTGACCAGTTCTCTCGGTGTGGTGTAGCGGCGGTGAGTGGCCAGTGTGGGTCACTGGGGAGCAGCTGTGGGAAGAGCTGTGGAGGCTGTTGA
- the LOC110528061 gene encoding microfibrillar-associated protein 2 isoform X1, translated as MRVLLLLSMPVLLLAQPPLYQEPFPFLEDYDPDYFPENPDTDVQQQVLLHGPRPFPEPERPRPSEPETEPTEPGPLDCREEQYPCTRLYSIHKPCKQCLNSLCFYSLRRVYVINKEVCVRTVCAHEELLRADMCRDQFSRCGVAAVSGQCGSLGSSCGKSCGGC; from the exons ATGAGAGTCCTCCTACTGCTCTCCATGCCAG TCCTTCTGCTAGCCCAGCCCCCACTCTACCAAGAACCCTTTCCTTTCCTGG AGGACTATGACCCTGATTATTTTCCTG agAATCCTGACACGGATGTCCAGCAGCAGGTCTTGTTACATGGTCCTCGACCATTCCCTGAGCCAGAACGTCCTCGTCCATCTG agccagagacagagcccACAGAACCTGGCCCCCTAG aTTGCCGAGAAGAGCAGTACCCCTGCACCAGACTCTACTCTATTCACAAGCCATGCAAACAGTGTCTGAATAGCCTCTGTTTCTACAG CTTGCGAAGGGTGTATGTGATCAACAAGGAGGTGTGTGTCAGGACCGTGTGTGCGCATGAAGAGCTGCTAAGAG ctgacaTGTGCCGTGACCAGTTCTCTCGGTGTGGTGTAGCGGCGGTGAGTGGCCAGTGTGGGTCACTGGGGAGCAGCTGTGGGAAGAGCTGTGGAGGCTGTTGA
- the LOC110528062 gene encoding succinate dehydrogenase [ubiquinone] iron-sulfur subunit, mitochondrial isoform X2 produces the protein MSVVCLSSLGRCSTVAFRSSTGMVAVRYAQTAAATAPQPRVKKFQVYRWDPDTVGDKPRMQTFEIDLNTCGPMVLDALIKIKNEMDGTLTFRRSCREGICGSCAMNINGGNTLACLNKIDTNTSKATKIYPLPHMYVVKDLVPDMSNFYAQYKSIEPYLKKKDETNEGKEQYPQTVEDRQKLAYRWMIDSRDEFTEERLSKLQDPFSLYRCHTIMNCTKTCPKVTSV, from the exons ATGTCGGTCGTTTGTCTATCGTCTTTGGGTCGCTGTAGTACGGTGGCATTCCGTTCTTCCACTGGAATGGTG GCGGTTCGGTACGCCCAGACAGCGGCGGCCACAGCACCCCAGCCCAGAGTCAAGAAGTTCCAGGTGTACCGCTGGGACCCAGACACGGTGGGGGATAAGCCCCGCATGCAGACCTTTGAGATTGATCTCAACAC CTGTGGCCCCATGGTATTGGACGCCCTCATCAAGATAAAGAATGAGATGGATGGCACTCTGACCTTCCGTCGCTCCTGCAGAGAGG GTATCTGTGGATCCTGTGCAATGAACATCAATGGAGGCAACACACTGGCCTGTCTGAACAAGATTGACACCAACACCAGCAAGGCTACCAAGATCTACCCTCTGCCACACATGTATGTGGTCAAAGATCTGGTCCCT GACATGAGTAATTTCTATGCTCAGTACAAGTCAATCGAGCCCTAcctgaagaagaaggatgagacAAATGAGGGAAAGGAACAATACCCTCAGACTGTGGAGGACAGACAAAAACTG GCCTACCGTTGGATGATCGACTCGAGAGACGAGTTCACAGAGGAGCGTCTCTCCAAGCTGCAggatcctttctctctctaccgctgTCACACCATCATGAACTGCACTAAGACCTGCCCCAAGGTAACCTCGGTCTAA
- the LOC110528062 gene encoding succinate dehydrogenase [ubiquinone] iron-sulfur subunit, mitochondrial isoform X1: MSVVCLSSLGRCSTVAFRSSTGMVAVRYAQTAAATAPQPRVKKFQVYRWDPDTVGDKPRMQTFEIDLNTCGPMVLDALIKIKNEMDGTLTFRRSCREGICGSCAMNINGGNTLACLNKIDTNTSKATKIYPLPHMYVVKDLVPDMSNFYAQYKSIEPYLKKKDETNEGKEQYPQTVEDRQKLDGLYECILCACCSTSCPSYWWNGDKYLGPAVLMQAYRWMIDSRDEFTEERLSKLQDPFSLYRCHTIMNCTKTCPKVTSV; encoded by the exons ATGTCGGTCGTTTGTCTATCGTCTTTGGGTCGCTGTAGTACGGTGGCATTCCGTTCTTCCACTGGAATGGTG GCGGTTCGGTACGCCCAGACAGCGGCGGCCACAGCACCCCAGCCCAGAGTCAAGAAGTTCCAGGTGTACCGCTGGGACCCAGACACGGTGGGGGATAAGCCCCGCATGCAGACCTTTGAGATTGATCTCAACAC CTGTGGCCCCATGGTATTGGACGCCCTCATCAAGATAAAGAATGAGATGGATGGCACTCTGACCTTCCGTCGCTCCTGCAGAGAGG GTATCTGTGGATCCTGTGCAATGAACATCAATGGAGGCAACACACTGGCCTGTCTGAACAAGATTGACACCAACACCAGCAAGGCTACCAAGATCTACCCTCTGCCACACATGTATGTGGTCAAAGATCTGGTCCCT GACATGAGTAATTTCTATGCTCAGTACAAGTCAATCGAGCCCTAcctgaagaagaaggatgagacAAATGAGGGAAAGGAACAATACCCTCAGACTGTGGAGGACAGACAAAAACTG gACGGGCTGTATGAATGTATTCTGTGTGCGTGCTGCAGCACCAGCTGCCCCAGCTACTGGTGGAATGGAGACAAGTACCTGGGACCTGCTGTCCTTATGCAG GCCTACCGTTGGATGATCGACTCGAGAGACGAGTTCACAGAGGAGCGTCTCTCCAAGCTGCAggatcctttctctctctaccgctgTCACACCATCATGAACTGCACTAAGACCTGCCCCAAGGTAACCTCGGTCTAA